The genome window AAGGGAGATTTGGGCcacttaggcacctattccatagaggtatacggtatactacactatacgcgaacaatggcttcacaaagggtgcatgaccatgaaactattgttcgcgtatagtatagtatagggtatagctctatggaataggtgccttaggcacctattccatagagctataccctatactatactatacgcgaacaatagtttcatggtcatgcaccctttgtgaagccattgttcgcgtatagtgtagtatagggtataacTCTATGGAAAAGGTGCcttagatctacgtggttcggcgctgaaggtgttaagatgTCTATCCAATAAAGTTGACTATATCTTTCATTCAATTTAATTGAGATTCACCCGGGAAAAAAGGGCATAATTGCTTCAGATAATATCATGTTGTACGGATTGCGCGCAATCCCCATAATCAAGCTCCGTCTTCGTCGTCTGCTCGGGCAGCAGTGGCAGCATAATCTCCAATTATATCCCAACACGAATGCATGACTCTGAGGGGATCATGAATTTGACAGCGGAGATTAGTTCACCCACGCATCTGACTCTCGGCGCTGTCTCTGTATTTCAGAAACTCGAGACAGTCACGCTGCGCTGCCTCTGCCACGAGCGTGCTATCTTTTCCCCCAGACCAATTTCGATGCGTTCTTTAGGGTAACTCGCATTCGCAGTTTGCTTGGTGGCAGATTCAACAATGCCGATTCCACCCAGCTTTGCAAAACCTGCGTATTATTTACATTTACTTCGTTGTGTTGCGCGTTTTCGTACATCTTCGTAAGCGCTGCGAAGCATGAGTGGCCCATGGTCACTGTGTACAAACGACCAAAGCTATATTTCCCGGAAGTAGAATCCATTGATCACATTCTTTTGTTATGCAGCGTGTTTCAGTATAAATCAGGTGTTTTTTCGATCGGCTATGCCCCGTAGGAATTCAAATGTGCTCTTGTCTACCCCATAAAACAAAGAATCGGGCTATGGGAATGTTCTTCCTGTTGGTATAGCATGGTCTTCTTATGTCGCGCTTGTACACAGTGATGGTCATTGTCCCGAAAGATGTATTGGATATCGTGGGTCTTTCAGATCTCAGGCGTCAAATTACGACTGAATATTCTGCAGACGGCACTTGGATTTCAATGCCGATGTAAAGGATGATTTTCCATTTTTATGTATTGTATACCTTCCAATGGCCAAGTATTTGGAAAGCTCTGGCTGTAGGTTGATGGCATTATCGATGGGTTTTCTAAAGCTTAACCAGTGCAGTCAATCTCACCCGGGTAATCTTACCTTTCTCTTCCTTGATACGAACCACTGCTCGTCGTCTTCTGTTTTCCACCACCATTCGATAGGAAATATCCGAGAATGTCCGTCAGGAGTTGCAGGTACAATAACAACACCAGAATCCCTGCAGTTGGTATCATTGTCAcccaatgatgacgtcatcagacaCCTTGTGCAGATGACATGCAACAATGTTTATGTTATTCCCTGAACTTGTCAAAACTGATACTACTACCAAGACAGACTCCAGCGTCTGATTTTCAATACCAGGAAAAATCAATTTCGGATCTCTCTAACTTACGTATATATCTTCTGTTTTCAGTACCGAAGTTTGATGgaatggagacattgtcacacgAAAGTAGTGCACTGTGTTTTCTTTATTACGTCAGCCGCCATCCCTTTTTGAAAGCACTAATTATAGTTCCCTTAAAGCCATATTGTTGATAGAGATTTTGTTGGAGGTCACCAAGTCTCAAGCCGCCAGTAATCCATAATCAATAAAAATCCCACTCGGATTATCATTTTGAACCTAATCACATTTTCCAATCAGCTTTTTCGAAATGGCATCCACCGTTTTGAAGCAGGGGCCTCTGCGGCAGGCCCCTGTACTTGTTATCAGAACGAATATGCCCGAAGGATAACCATGACAACATCTTCGATCTGCACGACAATTCAGGTTGTGCGGCAAGAACTCTATCCTGGAAGATGAATAGGacaaataaatatgatataAAAAAGCTTATGCACTTTGTAGATCTGCTGTTTTGCACACTGATCCGCCTACAGCTGCAatgttaagggaggttcctgcGCGCATCCTCCTGCCCTCGCGTGCATTGGAACCGCATCAACTAATTTCTTCTGTACCAAAGGAAAAAAAGCTTCAGTTCTATATTAAACCTTATATCCGGTCTCAAAGTCGATTCACGGGTAAAAAATATTACTTGTGAGTGCGCAGCATTTTTCGCACAGCGGCACAGAAAGACGCAGACATTTTACTGCTGACGTCGACTACAgatcatcatgttcatagaaCAATATTGAATTTGAGAACAGCTTTCCATTTCCATTATTTATAACATGTAAGACAAGAGCATAGATGACCCCTCTGAAAACACTGAATCCAACCAAGAGCAGCAGCAGTCGACCTATCGCCCTCTCTGACggccgctattttgatatcagtcaTAAATGGCTGTCTGAATTTTACGTCTGACGGGTAATAATATCCTCCGAGACGGCCCAGTTTATTGACATTTTAACCAATGGCTCTTATCCGTGACTAGTGTACTATCCGGCGGATAAACCCCGTCTCAGGGGCCGTATAAGTCACCCTCTGGGCAAACAAACTGTCACGTATATAATACTATACAGAACCATAAGAAGTAAAGTCTGGCTAATCTATATTGATATCACCTTGAGATAGGACTGAGATACCCCtatcggcgacttcgtgtaacctAATCTGACCCACCAGGCTGCAGCATATGACTTCCCTTTAATATGAAAAGGAAATGATGCTGCGTTGTCATCATGACAGGGTATACTCCTTGGGTCAGATTGGCATTGTGGCAACTGGATCACTCGGTGACCGGATCAGATTGGCACTGTGGCAACTCAACCGGGGATGAAATTTCTCATATCCTGAATGAGTACCTAACGACATGTAACTCGGGCGAGATGCTGTTATCCTGATGAACGACCGTAAAATGATCCATTTGTCACAGCCTTACAAGCAATAGCTATCGCCAGTAGCTCAACCATAGATCACCGCCACACCAGTTGCGTTAGGAGGCACTCTACTGCATCTATTGAATCAGAAGACTCTGATTGAATATACACCGACATGAATTACAATTCCCACAGAAGTTATTTTGTCAAAACATGTTATAGCAGGATGAGTCTGGAATATGTTTAATGTAGAATAAAAcacaaatacattgtacatgtacattgtaatttcaaAAGATGAAAGCTACTGGGGATGCGAATTCGACGATTATTTTGGCCAGTCCCAGGGTCTTAGCCTAAAACTCGTTGCTCTGAATGTTGAGCCTAGATGCTGGTTGGGCCTGCCCTTGCTcaattacactccggacgcagctgaccggcctcgtcctgtcgcctggCACGGCAAGGATGTCCAATAACGATGACATAATGGACTGCCCCAGGAGTCGGTGCTCGACACACGATCATTGTCAAAGACTTGACCACTTTATCGTCTAGTCATGGACACCTATTCCGTAAAGGAAGGCTAATTTGCGATAGTCGTAAACTTTGACGACATTATCTGCGGCGTCCACCGTCCAGAGATACTCGCGTTCTTTATCGAATGTGTACATAACCGCGTGTTCCTCGCTTCCAAGATGAATGACCTCCTCGTTGTCAGAAATCTGTGATCGGATCacgacttttccaatcagaaacgGAATAAACAGACTGCCTGACTTATCGAGCGTTGCGACCTTTGAGCCTTTTCCGACATGTGGCCGCCCGGCGATGCGGTCATCTTTCACCAACGTGACCTTTGACCCAGACACCATTGACATGGTCTTTTCCACTTCGTTCTGGCGGAAGCTTACCAATCCTGAGAGaggccgagttccggttccagCGGTGAACAATCTTGAGTATTCCGTATTTCGGAAGAGTTGTACTTCCGTTTTTTCCAGTCGTTGAGAAGACGCCTTGACGAAAACCTGAAACTGTTTACTTTTGAAAATGTCACTTTGGATCAAATCGGGGGTCGTCCCTTCTTCAACCTGGAGTGTGTTGCCATGTAAAGTGAATGTCTCTTTGCCGTAATACTCTCGGTATTTTTCCGTAATCGGCCACAGGAACTGGTAGTACGGAAGTCCCGTCTCCCTGAAGGCACCAACGTGACAAACCGAATTATCAGCAGCGTGACGCAGGTGTTGTTTGGCCAAAAGAGCTTCGTCATTTAGCCAGTAATCCTCAACAGTGTCTAAGTAAATATGATCTTCAACCAAGTCGAAAATCTCCTCTCGTTTTCGCGTCAGTAGTTTCACATCGTGTTGCATTTTACAAATGTTGTTGACTTCAGCGATCATGTCATCGGAGCATTCCGTCTGCTCCAGTGCTGCCTGGTTTCGATCCACAAACTCGCCGATTCTGAGCAGACGATAATCGGGGTCAGCTTGTTCTCCGTCGTCACTGTTGACGTCATCTTCATTAAAAATGCCGAGTAATTTTTTCATGGCATCCGCGTATCTTCTCTCATCACGGATGCCCTCCTGTATGTGATTTCCCATTTCCTTTAAATCCGACGCATGGGCGTCAAGCATATCAACAACGGCGTCTCGTTTCTTCTCCATTGCTCTGATCAACTCATTGCACTTTGCTATAACCTCCATTTTCTGCTTACTCAGTTCTTTTTCTGATCGATCTCTTTTCATACGAATAGCAGCTGAAAACTGGTCGAATGCTCTGACATCATAGCTTGTTGCTTTGTAGACCTTGCTGATAATCTCGTTCAAGTAGACTTTCGTTTCTAACTCATTCAGGAAGTCATGTTTGGGTGCAGGATGCTCTTCTCGACAGGGAGCGCAGAAGGCACGTCGACATGTCTTACAGTAGCAGGTCGCGTGACTGTCCTCATGTTTTGGGCAAAGGAGCTCTTCCGCGGTAGATGGACCACTTTTAACCGGCGGCAAAGCATTTTGTTCTCTTAGTTCTTCAATGAGAAAAATGTGGTGATTTTTCCAGCCTTTTCCTTCGGAGAAATTCTCAAGGTTGTGGGCATCTGCGCATGGTTCGCAAAAATACAGTGCGCAATCGCGGCATGCGCATGACGCGACCTCCGTTTTCTGGTTTGACTCCTCACAGCGCTGGCAAGATGTTGGACGGATTGCTGCGTAAATATCTTTAATCAAATGGAATCGGTTTAGTGTTGGTTGGTCAGATCTTCCCGGTGCGTCACCGTAGAGGAATTTCCGGTGGCAAACTGGACAATCAGTGTCAACATTGATGCCGTCAACATCTTCAGGAAGGCAATGTTTGCATACGTTGTGATCGCAAGCCTCGGACTGTAGAAGGTGGTGAAAGTCTCCACATTTCTGGCATTTTTTTTTCTCGCCGTCGTCTTCTGACTCGTCCGATTCCGCTAGGCTCCTCTCACTACGGGCAGGACTCTCATACACCGGTGTCAATGTAGAACGACTGCTTCGCTTGATCCCCCCGGCGCCACTTTTCTGTTTCCATGCCTTTTGATGAGGAGGATTCCTCGGCCTTGGGCTCTCCATCACCCTTTCGACTTTTTCTCCGAAGGGGTCGGAACTATTATAATAGGAAGGACGTATGTTACCGCTATTGGCTCTCTTGCCTGGGTCGGAGGTCTCGCCGGAGCTTTCACGCCCCCAACGTGGATTTCTCTGTAGCCCAACATTGCTTGTCGCTGCTCTTGAAGTTGTTCTTGAATCATTTGCATCTGATGTACCATCATCAGATTTTGGGTCTCCGCTAGCACGGCTCTTTGTTCTTGAAGCACCTGCCTTGGGCTCCGAGGCTGCTCCATCGCGGGAATAACCATTTGAGGCGGCGGATACCGCGGACTGAGAATTACGGCCCGAGTTGCTGCCGTTTGAACCGTTGACGTCGTTTCCCGTCGCGGCTGCTGAATTCCTGCCGTAGGTGGTGCTGTTCTTCCTGTCTGAATCCGCACCTCTCCTCGTGTTGTTGCCCGACTGTGGAGAGTTTTTGCCGGACTTGATGTCTCCGTTCTCCCTGTTCTGTTCGTTTTCGCTCGGCTTTCCGTTCCCGCCCTTGATGTCTTTTCCGTTGCTTGAGTTCTTGCTGTTTGTGGAGTTTCCATCGGACCGGGACTGGGGCCGAGATCCGTTTTTGCTGTTACTTGACTCCCCGCCGTTGACACTCTTGTGCCCCCCATTGTGATTCCCTTGTTTATTTGGCTGCTGATGCTGCTTTTCGGCACCGACCCCCTTCTGCTTTGCAGTGACCAGCTTGTTTTTGTCGCGGTTGTTGCTGGCGTTGGACATTGCATTATCTTTGTTCTGAAACAAGACAATAGCATAAAAGAAAATGATGTCCTTGGTACTGGGATGCCCTGTTGGCATGTTTATAGATCCGCAAATGACCCGAACCAACTATTTCTGTTCAGAGGGAACCAAACATGAGTGCATTTAATTCAAACTTAGTATTTTGACAAGCTGATCGTGGTAAAAATAACCGCGGCCAAATTTTCGCGAGCGTCTTATTTTCACGGATTGGTGATTGGCAACCTCCTTGCGCGTGATCGGAACTAATCGACGTCGTTACGTCCCTGCTTCAAATGGCCGCCATTGCAATCTGAATGTGGTGAAATGCCTCATCCACGAAACTACAGgactttttgtgtacattttatatGTATCTCCTTTATATAAAAAGCCGTTGCTAACATGAGTACACCTACCTAGCAATGATACTTTCTGATCCAAAACGACTTTCTGTTGCCAAAGATCCAAAAAACGTCCTCTCAACGTCTCAATTCCTCGCTTGATGTGGTCCTGAAACCTTCACCGTCTTCAGCGTAAATTATACTCCGCCTCAGTCAAAAGTCATAATGTCATTTTTGACGTATGGGGCCACGAAAGACGTCAGCATTTCACAATGCTACTGATCAGTCGTATATGAAACCATAATATTGATATATCCAGGCTAAACATGCTTATGACATTGTACGTGAGTGAACAGTTAAGGGGACAGTAGGTCTAATACTCCAGAGAGCTCATCGGCTTAGAATCGTCTAAAAGATTAAAGAGACTTCGCGTTCTTTTTTCCTTCAATTTCTACTTGACGACTTATAAAGTTAGTGTGACGAGGGAAGGGAAATAGGGAAGAAAAAAAGGTCTTAATCAATATTTGTAGTGAACAAACTGACATGGAAAGTCAGACAATCTACAAATATTTTTACAGATGAAATTTAAACTTTCTTTAAGAACTGATTAAGTACTTGACCCATAACGGCTCTGGGCGGTCTTTTCATGTTTATTGTACGAATTTTCATGAGATGTTCATTTGAAAGTGTCAGCGATTCAGTAAAATGAATCATGGTGAAAGTTTATATTCTATCGGGAGTAACGGGTCTTTTATGCATCATAAGTTCGCTTTCTTTGAGTTAGGCACATATGATATCAATAATGTATAAACCTTTGCTCTTATTCAATCAGTTCAAATTCGCTGGGACGATCGGGTCAATGGGGTTCGTTTTGAATGGATGGGGCGGGAATTGTGTCGGACTTAATGCGGCTCCTTTCAGCACATTGTGATATCCGTCTCTCTTTTTATAATACAAAGTTTCtctaagaaataaaggtttttaagcttttgaaaaaccttatggtttttcggccaacacaaatatgcaactCATAGAGGTTTTTGGACGAGGCGAAAACCCCCACAAGACTTAAAGGGTTGATATGCGACCTATCCGCTAACATCGTCACTGGAGCTTCTAACACTGTACTTTAGGATCCGAAGAATCGATAGATCTCTATATTGCATTAGCCCATCGTCTCACCAGTTCACGCCAGCCTAATCTCACAAGATGTTAGATACACCGAGGGGAATTGATTTGTCCAATAGATCGATCATTGACCCTGCAATCGAATTGCCCAGCTTGTCGAGTTCGGGCGAGGAGCCGTGAAAACAGACCAGGCAGAGGAATTATCACCAGTCTGCTGAACCTACGCGACACACTGGCTCCTCACCATACATGTCGCCTATGTCCGACCTGTTGAGTGTGAGCCACTCCAGTGGTACAAAAGCCTAAATACATTCAGACTGAGCAGAATCTTTTCAATCTACCGAGTTATCGATATATCCTCAAGTACATATAACATTGTCTTTGATCTAAAGATGCATCACTCACCGGCGCCAGCTTTTTATTATCACATGTAGATACAAAATACCATTGCTGAGTCGCTCCTGTAGCAAACGATATGTTTATTATTCCGGCTACACACAGCAGATATCATCGGTGTCAATATCACCTGGCCAATTTCGTTTCATTGGTACCCAGGGATTAGCCGAAATCGAAATATGTTGGCATATTCATCGCGCTTGGCGAAAGTTGTGTTTGAAATGAATAATCAAAGGGGCGACTTGCGCGTGAAATAgttgaccaggaagatgatatcaCTGTTTGCCACCGTGTGCCGCCAAATGATTTTTGCTACTGCTGCATGGCGGTTTGGGTCATGGCTTCGAATTTCAGgtattttcttgatttttctgaGGGAAACGAATGCAATGACGGTATTTTTAAAAGCCCGTCATCACGTCAACATCATCGGAAATAGGCTAATTGGGGAATTTCTTCTGTCACAATATGATAGCACCATAGCCTCTGGAGACGACGCGTTGGATGAACAATGCATTATAAGTGACATATAGTCTGAGACCTGTCAACTGATGTCCCCGGATAGTTCTATCAGCAAACTACCGAGCTATGTGACAACGCCGGTGGAGAGTCTGGTGAATAACGGATTCTACAATACACTTTGCTTTGATCACTCAGCTGTTGAACCCCATGGCCTCTAGAGACCATATATATACCATAATCCATCAGTATACAATAAGACGGACACTTTTTATTTCCGAAATGTTGTGGGCAGAGGTGGTActatcatgattttaaattgaattgactgaattgaattttaaattgaCCGAACATGTACATAACGATAGTGGGGATGTGCATGCACTGTGGTATCGCCTGCGAAAAGCAGTTGACTGTAAGCACCTATCACTATCCGAGTTAACTACTCCACCCTTGACAACGCAGACATCAAGGTTAGTCGTCTCTTTTGTTGACACACCCTTAAGACTGTGAGCCACATGATAACAGTAACCACCAGTCTATTGTAAAAGAATACCACCATGAATTATTCATAATTCATAAGCGGGTATCTGATTTCTTTTAGCAAACGTCTTCAAACGCACGTGGAAGAAATAGTCAGTTCCGGTATCACATCAAAAGACGACATGTCCTTTGAAAAATATCCGGGAAGTAATTAACAATTCCCGATGCTATCAAATTTAACTCTGAGCGCTTGATGCAGCGCGAAATGATTGTATTAAAACGCTCGTGTAATCATTCTTTAATCGAAAGAAGCAGTCGTTTGATCACCACGATGGTTTAAGAAACGGGGGAAGAACAATCTTCATCTGAAAACTGACAAATCATACTTGGTTCATGAGAGCAACTCTGAGAATAAACGCTCCAGAATACACCCCTCATGCTTTAGTAATCCGTGATCGACCTGTGGGAACATATCGACCAGTCTCATTTCCCAAACGCTGCGCCTTGGCGGAGCAGAAGGAAATGAAGCTATCACCGCTTATCAGTGAAACCGCGTTTCGAAGGATTTACAGGAAATACCAGAATGCATGTCTAAGGCCATGAGAATGAAGGTTATAGATTTGCGTCCGGACAATATGAAAAACACATGCTGTTTTTTTCATTGTTCATCATTTATTAATTTGCATTATTTTATCCAATTTAACATCATATGGTCGAGGCTAGACCATGTCGGCTTCCGCCATCTAGTCATCTTCCTCCATCTAAGCCGCTCTCTTCTTAATTCCAGGCTCCCCCAAGCACTCTGTCCCGTCATCAGAAATCCTCATATTAGGCTACACACCACCAATAGATTTTAATTTAGACATCAActagaagaataaatggttaattagcattgatatcgtaatttcgctttagcatcaatcagattatgtatctatcattacgttccaaaattttcagcatcttagcgtcCCCCGTGTTTgacctgaaaatccatccaaaaatgacacaaagaTATATTGTTATCTTGATATCTGGTCacgtcagaaccaataaaacattgCCAATATAGTTGTTGATGTCCTGAGATGCCGCATGCAAAAATTCAGCGCAAAATTCCAACCgattcatggtttttcaaacatttggtaaatttttgcaaaattctgccatcaaactcaaaaaggagccttggatccagggcccgtatgaccatccatgagcatgaatgtataggactgaaaagcctgtaagacatgggtacaaggtatttttaaagtggtctgcatccgcaaactgtgcgtgatataaagctgaaaatgcgggatattgatgatagatacataatctgatagatgttaaagcaaaATTTTTATAcgaatgctggtttggcagtaattctgcaaaatatcacgaaaacgatattccctctcaatcaaccaGACTTTGATgatttcaccccaaatcttggttccgtactcagactgacattgtcttagatgtcatcaagaaaattttcaaaaaatgatgatattttgagaacatgtccaagttatcatttcgtgatatttagaggaataaatggttaattagcattgatatcgatatttcggtGGACGCAAATCTATAACCTCCATTCTCATGGCCTTAAAGGATTTGATCAGAACCAATTTCAGAGTCAACAACCTGGGTACAACTTTATGTCTTGTGCATACAGGGTCGATGGCAAAATAAATGATGCTGGTCTCAAGCTCAACTTCTGAACACTGGTGTGTCGGTGCTCCAGTCGAAAATGTCTTACTTGGAAtagtgatggtgatgatgatgccaaGCACATTTTGTACATCGTTTTAAGTTGGACGATTAACCAATCTGCGGACTTGCATAATTCAAGATCACTCAGACGGTCATGACTCTGGGAATGTTTCGTGACGACTCCTGGTCTTGGAACAGGTGTGTGGCTCCAAGCATTCTTTCAACTAGAGACATGAAATCCACTGGGAATGCTTGCCTCTGATCTGAAGTTGGAATTCCCTTTTGGCAATGTCTGCTACATGATTTCCACAGCTCTGTCAAGGTTCCTGTAGTAAGACAGGCAAACGTTCAAAAACCTTTACTTCCAATAAAGGTGCACGGATTGAAAAGTGATGTACAGTACTTTATTTTGTCACAGTGAAATATATAAGGCAAATATGCGTTCTAACTGATGCTCTGCAGAAATAATTTTTTCGCTCTCCAACGAAGCCAATCAAGTCATCACTCTCCCAAGGCAATTGATCTTATTGCGTTCAATATCTACCATTGCTAAGCTGTAATCTTTAACGAAAATTGTTGCCCGAAGCAAGGTAAAAATGATGTTCGAGTGCTTTTCAAGTGACGGTTTTTAGTGTCCTATCTTACTTGGAAAATACGTGTATACATACTGATACATTGGTCTAGCCAAATATAAATATCAGTCTTGGTCTAACGCGTTTGATCAGCAGGCATGTATCGGTACCAAGTACTTAACTTGCGGTCGAATTTTATACCATTCATTCTAATTCCTTAAGTCAACATTTTGCGTTGAAACAGTTGCAACTTGTCATCATAGAAATATGAGCCTTGTCCCTCAACGGAGCCTATCAAGTCATCAGTTTTCCCCAAGGCAGTAACTCACAATATTACATCTGATATTGCCGTTTCGATTGAAGCTCAGAAATAACTGCTGCGCGGTATGCTTCAGCTAAACCTGTCGCCCGAAGCAAGCAACTGCGCAATGATGTAA of Lineus longissimus chromosome 17, tnLinLong1.2, whole genome shotgun sequence contains these proteins:
- the LOC135501594 gene encoding uncharacterized protein LOC135501594; translation: MSNASNNRDKNKLVTAKQKGVGAEKQHQQPNKQGNHNGGHKSVNGGESSNSKNGSRPQSRSDGNSTNSKNSSNGKDIKGGNGKPSENEQNRENGDIKSGKNSPQSGNNTRRGADSDRKNSTTYGRNSAAATGNDVNGSNGSNSGRNSQSAVSAASNGYSRDGAASEPKAGASRTKSRASGDPKSDDGTSDANDSRTTSRAATSNVGLQRNPRWGRESSGETSDPGKRANSGNIRPSYYNSSDPFGEKVERVMESPRPRNPPHQKAWKQKSGAGGIKRSSRSTLTPVYESPARSERSLAESDESEDDGEKKKCQKCGDFHHLLQSEACDHNVCKHCLPEDVDGINVDTDCPVCHRKFLYGDAPGRSDQPTLNRFHLIKDIYAAIRPTSCQRCEESNQKTEVASCACRDCALYFCEPCADAHNLENFSEGKGWKNHHIFLIEELREQNALPPVKSGPSTAEELLCPKHEDSHATCYCKTCRRAFCAPCREEHPAPKHDFLNELETKVYLNEIISKVYKATSYDVRAFDQFSAAIRMKRDRSEKELSKQKMEVIAKCNELIRAMEKKRDAVVDMLDAHASDLKEMGNHIQEGIRDERRYADAMKKLLGIFNEDDVNSDDGEQADPDYRLLRIGEFVDRNQAALEQTECSDDMIAEVNNICKMQHDVKLLTRKREEIFDLVEDHIYLDTVEDYWLNDEALLAKQHLRHAADNSVCHVGAFRETGLPYYQFLWPITEKYREYYGKETFTLHGNTLQVEEGTTPDLIQSDIFKSKQFQVFVKASSQRLEKTEVQLFRNTEYSRLFTAGTGTRPLSGLVSFRQNEVEKTMSMVSGSKVTLVKDDRIAGRPHVGKGSKVATLDKSGSLFIPFLIGKVVIRSQISDNEEVIHLGSEEHAVMYTFDKEREYLWTVDAADNVVKVYDYRKLAFLYGIGVHD